The window AAACTCTTCATGTGCCACTATACCTGTAACTTGCAGTCAGAAAGTAACTGATGGGGCCCGTAGTCATGCCTGCCATTGCCTCAGCAAcacttcagcaccatggacagcactGTCTGTTCAGCAGTGTTGGCTGACAGCTCATGGGGAGATTCTGGATGCTGTCTGCTTATCTGCCTCTTGGCAGCTCACACTGACAACTAATTCATCTAATCAACGGATCAATCAAATTCAAATCCATCCCAGTGTTTAGGAGTTTAATGGTTTACAAACTTATCATGTCAAGGACACCAAACAGCCCTAAATCATTTCTGTAGCTGAAGTCAAATTTATACATTATCTTCTATACATTATTTTTGAATGAAGTAGCAATAAACTATCCTGAATGTTGCATTCTTCCAAGGCCCCCCTCCAGCCACTGCACCCCACTTTGACAAGCACTTACCTGACAATGCTTGCATCCAGCCACAGATCTTGTACACGGTGGAGGTgctgaggagaaagaagagactGAAGCAGCCGATGCAGGTGACAACCAGCATCATGGACATTCCAATGAAGAAGGAGGCGGCCTTGAACGCACTGGAGGGGATAGCGGCGAACTCGGTAAAGCTACCCTGGCAGGCCAGCTCTCTGGAGATTCCGTCTCCAATGCAATAGTGAAAAAGGCCGAAGTAGCCGGCCTGCGGCGTATCCACGCCATCGCCAATCCAATAGGGCTGTGAGAAGATGGTCACGTTAACAATGCCGAACAGGATAGTGAAGATGGCCCATAAAAGTCCGATGACACGGGAGTTGCGGACGTAATTGGTCTGGTACAATTTCGCAGCTTCTGCAGATGGTAGCATTGATGCGGCAGTTCCAGGTATCATTTTATGCAATACCGAAGACTAAATGAATGTTGCGATCTATCCGAGCACAAAGCGAGTACTAAACATCTAGCACATAAAccgtatatatatattttctcttaCAAAATCATCCCGAAAACAGCGCGAACAAGCGGAGCGGAGAATCTATGCCTGTGCAGCTGCAACACAGCAACATCTGTCAGGCGCGATCAACTCATGACGTCGCATCCTAAAGCCAGGCAATGAATCAAGTGAGGAGCTAAAAAAGCAAGAGTGTTTGAACCCTGGATGTGAGCGACAACTGTGGAAACTCAACGATTTACAGCGGGAGAAACAGGCTGCCTCCCACTTGCTCCGTGTAGCCGTCAGACGTGCACATCGCTGCCGCACTGTGTCGCTCACCGATGCCCTTGGAGATCCTCGAAAAACCACGGActgaaaatatgtattattcACACTGTACTCGGCTGCACAGCATGTGACGCGCACTGATCCGTAGCAGCCAAAATACTGAGAGCCTATAACAAACAAGCTGTTTTGTGCATCTGAGCGGGGTCGCATCCAATAACGCGTTACAGGCCTGTACTTACGAATTAACGCAGTCTACCGTAATAGCCATTCAGAAAATTTGACAGCACCCCTCAGGATCGTTAAATGGGAATTTATTCTCCGGTTTATGACAGCATCGCCGGTCAGCTAGTGATGCTGGGAGTCAGAGAGGGAGGGGCACAGACTGTAGACGCAGAGGCAGCCTCTGATGTGCGTGTCTATCTGTGcaaacagtgacacacacacacacacacacacacacacatatacacatacacacacttctgGCCAACGCTGCGTCAACATCCACTAGACTGATGGTTCAGTGCGATTTTAAATATCCTAAACAGAAAGGTTGTCCGCCTAAATCTGGTGCGAGTCCTGCATGTCACTGTTACCTGCCGTGTTAAAGACACAGCCAAGCATTGCTTGGCTTCATGAAGTGCGCTGCTTTGCTGCCAGGAGGTTATATAACACTTCATGAAACTGCACGACGCCCCGAAGAAGCATATAAATACACTGACTGCACACTATAAGCACCGAATACTGTCTTTGGCTTAAAATGTCAGACGGTTCCAGGGTCATTATTCTCTTTTCTCAAGAGAAGAAATCATCCTATGAAGCAAATCATGCAGCTTCTGCCACATTTTTCCAATTCTACTTGTGTATTTGTGACATGCACCCAGCCCACACACCAAATATGCTGTAGTGAGGAAAAAGCATTTGTCAGTAAAGAACGTAACTTCTTCCATAAAGCATTGCATTGCAAACACAAAACTCCTTTCCTATGCTCCATAAGTGCAATCCTCCACAAAAAAGGCTCCATTTCTAGAAAAAAACTCAAGTCTCTTCCAACCGAAGGAAATCAGCAGAGATTAAGACATCTTAGTAAAAAATATTGCCCTTAGATCATCATTATAATAAGCAATAAACATAATCTGGACTTTATCTTTGGTATCAACTAAATCACATTAACTGTGAACATAACTGTCCACATACAGACTATTGATTAAGTTCTGCTAGTCTAGTAACAACCCAGTGCCTTTATGCTTCTGTTTATGACTTATTGGGCTTTATTATGCATTATTTCTCACCACATTACCAGAGTAATCGTGACTATTCTCAGCTAAGACCAATGCATGATGTCGCTACACTGCGCTTTCCTGTGTCAGATGCACTGTCCAAATTTTTCACCCTTGATGGTTATTCTGCACAATGCTGTTTTCCCTTAGATTAATGTTTGGAGGATTTTCTGTAAGAGTTCAATGCTGATTTTTGAATGCACCGATGGATCAGTCAGAAGAGGCAGTTGTCTCATGATATCTGTGAAATCAGTTTCCCATAATTGTTCAACAGATCAtgttaaaaaagcaaaatatgtacaaaaatCTGGTGTAATGCATATTATTCAACAATTCTGAAGGCACACATCTTTGGGAAAAGAACATATACATTTATGCATTACGGTATGGTGCAGACATGTGCTCGTCTGCACATCATACAAACGAAAAGATCATTTTTCATGCGACACAGATGTATGAGCATAATCCAGACCTTTGATTGGAGGCCACAgacattttttaacaattttataaTGATGGAGGAATATTTTGGTTAATATCAGATAAAAAAGTACTCTGTGAAAGTAGTTCAggtttttaatctgttttaattagAGGTGGCGTACATCTGCATCAATATATGAGATAACAGGCAGCATGAAAAGGCTTTGACGTGTCAGtttgaaaatttgtttttttatattttattcaagACATAATGAAAACGTACACCATCAGTATTTTAATTATACCTGTACAATCTGCAATCTGATACAACAGCTATGTAACCTTGTGACatacatcatcagtgatgtaaGCTGGGGTCATTGAGTGTTTTGGGTTTTTCAACAATCAGACACACTTGCCAAAGCGACCCAGCCAGGGTCAGTAAAGCCCTGGCTTGTGTCCAGGCACTACACCACCCACAGCTCTCCTCCCCTGATCCACAGCTACCTTGATGGCAAATTTGATGGCTCTTCGTCTACTGGTCCCTGTGATGCCCAGTATGCTGAAAGCCCTGCAGAGGGACTGGCCTGCGAACCCTCTGTAGCCCACCTCAATAGGTTTGCACCTTGCTTTGACATTCTTCCACTAGCTCAGCATACTTTGCCCTCTTAATCTCATTGGTCTCCTCAGTGCGGTCCTCCAAAGGATTGGTGAGCTCCAAGAGAATGATCTGCTTGGAGGCTTCTGAGATCAGCATCATGTCTGGGCTTAACGTTGTTGTGGCAACAGTTTCTGGGAACTTCAGTTGCTAATTAATCTTTGTGAAAGTTACATTCAGTCTTGTTGATGCTGTGCCAGAGAGGTGCTGATTAAACTCTATGGTTATTTATGAGGCCATAGTTAGTGATGGCATTATATTTAGAGGTGTTTctagtactgtactgtatgtgaatagGGGTGGACAATACATTGCATTATGAATGTttctatttaaatatttcaaatttattACATATTATGGAGCCCTCTGAGGCAGTGCTGGGGTCAAGGAACCAGGAGTGATTCTTGTTTTAAGGTCTGCATCTGTTAATTTGTTGCAAAGGGGAACACAGTGGCAACAAACCACTTCTGTACTGTCTGCTCAAAGTATAAAATCAGCCTTTGAAAAGATTCATATGTCAGGACACTCTGCTGTATCTGTATCTgctgtactgtaggtgtgaTCAAATACTTGAACCCGAATCAGCCAAAAAGCAATGACACTCCTTCTCACTGCTGTACACTTAATAGGCTTTTTATGCAACTTAGCTCCTGTTTTCTGAGTTTTCTGAGACTTTAAACAATTAGTCTGCAATAACACCAGAATGCTTCTGATTATGAATTGATTCATCCAGTGGGGGTTAGGAGTGGAGGGTGGGGGGCAAAAGAATGTATTATGGGCTCTTACCCACTGTGGTGTGAAGAGCACCCTCTACTGTTCATGACAGAGCTCCAAGTTCAGACAAAAGCTACACTACAGTACAACCTCTCTTAAAGGGTCAATTTGTAAGAATtatgaagcaatttacatgtaggattaattgttttttattgtcaatgAGTGTACGGAACTTAAAAAATTAGACCTTCCCCAACTTCCTcggttgtctgtaacagcctgtggactgatttctatgtgaaggacctgGGCCGGATTTTCCGCGAAACTCCAAAGGATGTGACGTTTTTGCGCACTTCCGAGTGCCTTGCTTATCTCCCACTAATGTCAACAAATTACCGGCATAACGACACAACAAAAACGGTGCTATCCGAGTACAAACCAAACACCTTGCaaatattagctctccagccaATGAGACAGCTAGCTACCTTTGTTGACCCACAGTCTATGTGTTGACCATAACACACTTTATAACAAAACACTCCCGCAATGACAAGTCGCCCTCTCCcgagcacacacagctaaaacattatttcctcaacaaagtAGCAGTGAACAAGCTCCATAGCgatagcagaacatagcttaccccttttattatttatgttgtttgtccAAAGGTGgtaataagcacacatttcacaacgACACAACAGCGCGTTGCTCCCCGGCCACTGCTCGCTGAACCTACCGGTGTTTAGTAAACAGGATCGGTAAATCGGGTAATCGGGTGGCAGAGTGACGTATATTTTTGCGGGTCACTAAATATTGTGTAACACttgtctgctctgctctgtgagTTGACTGGAGAGGTAACCAGGATTACAGGATTGGAGAGGCGGTGCGGGAACATACGAGTAAAGTTAGTCTACTGCTGTTTTGGACTTAAGTGACTTAAAATCCGGAGAAAGAAACCAAAAAGTTGTCTTCAGTATGTTTCCAGAGTGTCTTCTTCAGTGCAAAACAACCGCTGCTCATACTCAGATACTAGCATTAAGCAGTGCTAAAATAACAGTTTATGGTAAAACCACAGTTTGAAAAAAAGCTAACGGCttatttctttcattattatgcagcaaactgaatatttttgttcCAGCTGAATTGAAGAGTCTGAAGAATCCgaaaatgtctttaaaacagAGGTAAGTGCTGTCAaacttgtgttttaaagtttcagcTAAGTAGCTCCGTGACTGGAAAGCCAACTCTCACAtatgaaacctttattttaGATTAGCTTACATGAATTATTGTGGGCAAGCAAATGCCAGACCAAATAAATGTCAAGAAATGTTAAACTTATTACAGGAGGAACAACACGGGtgttatatataacattaatgatggctccatTATTAAACACTGTTATTTGTTAGTacacctttgtttttttctgcatgtcatgtcagaaaaattacattaatgtaatgtaatttctaTGAGGTGATTATGTCTGTTTTGAATAAAGCAAAGTAAATTATAAGGCAatgtttacattattatattattattattatcattattattattattattattattattattattatacattattacACAAGGCAATGGTTACATTGCCTTATAATCTATAATACATtctttattgttgtattttgcCACATTTTAGTCTGTTTATTAAATCAGGACTAATGAAACTTAGAGATTCAGTGGAGTTACagacattattagttatgtacGGGGCAAAAATAGAGTATCgacaaaaatatttacagaggttgtttgtttttagctcTGAGGAGGAGGACCATAGAAGGAAATTTAATTTCAAGCATCAGTATGCACAGTCTACTTTAAAGCAGATGTGTATTTCAGTATGTGGCGTCAAGCTGTGTAATTCTCTAGAGAATGACGGAGAGGGTTTTTCGATATTTTTCAGTTCAAGAAAATGTATAGGGAAAGAATATGAGAGTTATGAAGCAAATAACAGCTTTTATTAGTTGATAGTAAATTATTGTGTATGgcttttgatctttttttctcatgtcaCTTGAAAGTAATGGTTGTTGAGCAACTGGAATCGACAGACCACATATTTCTATTGTTTAACTATGTTTTGAGTAAGGGGCAGGCAATGTAAGATTTCCTTTCTGGTCATGGATTGTGTACAGggacaacaaataacaacaacaaataaataaatgaattaaatatgaatataatgtaGTACAATATGTTATTTTGTCCAATTAACACTGTACACTTCATAGTATAATGTAGGTATAATGTAAACATCACCAGGGTTGAATCCTTACCTCACTGACAGATAATATTTGTCAAAGGTATTGCCAGGCTTCGTTTAATGATGGATTTTGATATGAAGTGTTCATGACTTCTCCTCTTCTCTAAGGTGAGTCCCATAAAAGAGGAAGACAgtaaatctttttatttaacTTCTAAAAGCCAATTCAGCAACAGTCTGGTAGAATCCAGTGAGATGTTATTTCAAAGCAAAACGAGCAGAAGGAGCGTACCTGAAGCTGGATGGTTCGACCTACAGGCGTTTGATGTTGTCTGTTGCTTTGCTCCCAGTTCCTGTTTCCTCCAGCTTATCTTTCCTTCTCTCAGCTCCTGCTTTCTCAGGTTTCCCAGATCTCCTCCTTTGCATAGTGTCTCTTTTGGAAACTCCTATTGGAAGCTTTCCTCCAGAGTGTCACATTTGCTGTTAAACTCTGTGTTATTTACTCTCCATTATGACCCTGATCTTTGTAGTCGtcatcatttcattcatgttCTCCATCTATTTCCTTGTGTCCTTTCTTGaagtaatgagaaaaaaaaaatatatgtatacatatttttttaaaattgtggtATCATGGGTTGGTAGATTTGGCCCTATGCTCAGCTGTCATGTCAGCGATGTCTTATTGATTTGCACTATTCTGTTCAATAAATCAGTTTGTAAATACGTCCattaatttgtttaatatttagacaaattattaagaaattataaaaaatatggGCCTTACAAGATACTGTAAACGCAatggtaaataaaatgtattcactcgtcaaacaaaaaataatattatcttgtttgttttgctttattttaatgtcatgttGACTTACAATACTGGCATTAAGGATTAAAAAAGTTAACACATTGTACTGTTTGCTGATGACTAATTTACACTGAACAGattgatgaaatattttaagaagGCAGTGCATAATTGCAATATGACATCTCTACCACTTGCAGGTTTATCTACTACGAGGCCTGGAATATGCCACCAGAGTAATTGATTGTAATGAATTTTTGACAAATATATAGTAAATAGATACAATCATTAGCTATTAAAcaaattatcatttaaatgaacataaactgaaagtaaataaataataataaatacatttaccaATTAATAATTCCATGTCCTTATTCTGTTCAATccccagagcagcagcagcaattcTGAATGGCCAGGTATGTGTGCAAAAGTTAATTATACAATATATtgtcaaataataataataataataataataataatgataataataataataataataataataataataataataataataataataataataataataataataataattagcttaatatgtaaatatacaatTATTTTTGTGGCAACACCCGTAGAAGCTATTTTGTTCCTGCTTGAAGATGCTGATTTAGTATTCATGTGACTTTACATAAGAAGCAGAAATaatcaaatgtttcttttatctACTTGGAGATGGCGCTATCCATGGTCTTATAAACAATCTACATCACATTTACAAAGGGATCTACAAGTGGATCTACATTTTTTTACTATTAaactttaaatatgaaaatggtaGATTTAGGATTTTGGGGgacttttaatttttatattaatatttaacacaCCAATTTTAAGCAGTTATTTTACCCAGGCTTTTCTTGTGAACACAATCTTAAGGTCCTTCatgttttacacagaaaacCCTCTTTGACTTACAGTAATTGTAGTACTTCATCTGACCAGCAAGGATCAGTATAGGCTAACATTAGACTGTGGTACAGGCAGGCAAGCGAAGAGGGTCTAAAGATGACTCACACTTGCATCAGAGCTATCAAAATCATATCCATTGCCGCTGTAAATCCGTGTATGTTCAATTGTATCATATTATACTATAATGTCTTTAAGTCTAGCTTGCTGTTGCTGTACAAAAAAGGCCAAAATGCTCTGGAAGATgatttgtgatgtcactaatCTCTTGTAATCTATCGTCTGATGCCTCTGAGTGTTGTGGCCTAGATACAAAGGCCGTGCCTCTCATGCTCTGTGCCCTCTGGACTGTACCCCTCACTAAGCCTGGTGCTGTGTGGAAAGATATCAGAACAGAAGGAAGAACAGAACAAAGAAATTATTTGGGAACCAGCTTTAGTCCATCTATTCTGCATGATGAGGACCGGTGGCACAGTGCAGTTTATAATAGCGTAACCAAATGAAGTTATTACTGTGAAGTCACTATATATTTGTTGTGCCACAGGATGCCCACCGAGTCGGTCTCACCTGCTGTTTTGGCGGATGAGAAAAGTATTTGTTTAGTAGAAAAAAAGCCACAAATGGCACTGGACTGAGACAAGCCAAAGAAAAGGAAGGATGCAAAATGAGTTATGACAGCGAATTGTTCAATGTTTGCCAGAAAAAGGGAGGGGGGGCAGATTTTAGAGGCAATGCTGGGACAGAAGAGGAAACGGTGCCTGCGAGAGTTGATGAGAAAGAATGGTTGGTAGAGGATGAGAGAGATTTTCCTCCATGAATTTTGGGATGAAAGATACTGtaggcctgtgtgtgtatgtgtgtttgggagAGAGTGGGTGAATGCCAAAGAGAGAATGCCTGGGTGTGTTGAGATAAGCATGGGTTGTTGGGaggttgtctttttttttttttgtatgtgtgtgccgcactgtgtgtatgtgcccatgtgtgtgtgtgcttgtgttaaTGATTGTCTCTGTATATGCACATAATGATTGTGACCAGTTGTTGAGTAGCGGTTTGGGACTTCACACAGTTCTTTTTGAAATGTCGACCCTCAATGGCGCCACTCTTCGATAAGtgtctcccctcctctctctccctcagtcggctcctctgtctctgtttccccCCGATGCCGTCTCATCTCTTGGAATTGAGCAACTTTCAAAGTTTTCCGACTGttgtttactttttacttttttttaattatggcCAAAAGTGTCTCTTATCGTCTTTGTGCTGGGAACGGTGCCCATTAATGATTTCTTGCTGCCGTGTTGCAATCACTACTGAAAGGCCCACTCCACCGCATAAACACTGCGCTCAGACTAACTTTGTGTCGGTTGATGGCAGAACTGTGTGGGTTTGACCATCTGTTGACTTGTACTTAATTCATTCAGAGGACATAAAATCTTCTTCATTATGCTGTACAGGCATTTACAACTAAACCAAATTTATTGAACTGCTGACCTAAATGTGTTATTATGTATTATCATCATAATTTTCAGTAATtcataaagctgcaacaattagttgaatAATTGATTGGTCGATTGATAGAAAATGAATCGCCAGCTATTTTCctaattgatttatcattttgagtcatttttaaataaaattctctggttccagcttcttaaagatgaatattttctggtttctttagtcttttagatagtaaactgaatatttttgggctGTGGACTGTTACCGGGACGACACAAGACACttgaggttgcatcttgggcttttttCGCTTTACTAATCTATTAAATAAACTAATCGTTTCAACTCTAATTCAGTTATCAGAAATGTTtctgattgactaattgattcaGCTCTACATCCAACCAATCAGTTGACTAGTCcaaaatatttaactttatCAGGACAAACATAACATATGAAGAACACATGCAGTTATCTCTACATTTCTTGTTATtgagataaatgtgaaaatgtattatcATAAAGAATTTGATCAAATCAACACACcacttcaaatcaaatttaCAATCATATGTTATTCATTTGTAGCTGAGAGATCTGAAGACGATAACTGGTGAAACCTGGCAAACATACAAAGTGGTGATGGgtattttctccctctctttttttttttttttttttttttttttttagccttttagTAATTAAAACATCTCTATGAGTAAAACCATTCATAGAAATTCTTTGGCAAATCCTTGTCCactgtgctttgtttttctttttttccccccccaaCATCAAAAATTGTCTTGTGGTGTTGCTGAAGCTAAATCACCACCAGCCTGCTGAGTGCGGACCCATAGCCTCAATGCTTGAAAGGGCTGGTTGGATTGCGAGGAAGTTTCCGGACTTTTTATTTCCCAGTTGAAACTCAGACTTGTCTATTGTAGAGGTGACCCCCACTGTGTCACACAAACACTCCCTCACAGACTGTTTACCATCACAATGCTGACACTGGCACTTTCCCTCGCTGTCAGGAGGGctcatatttatgtattttcattgtaattacatggcagtgtttttatatttccaaaaTGCCCTTGTTTTCCCCCACTGGCGCTTTTCATCCACAACCGCAGATCAAACTGAGCTACTGCCAACACTTTGCTTCCCCAGTGCCTCTGAGAATAAAACCCACCAgtaaacaaaagataaaacaccCAAATGAAAGCTGGAGAGGGAGCAAAATCAACACAATGAGAGGGGTTTTTGAATAGTGGCAAGAGTACTCGGTTGTCTGATGCTGGCTGGTGTTGGAATTTGTTGATTATAGAGGGGGAATGTGTATGAggatgtgtatgcatgtgtctCTTAGTGTTTGAGGGTGTTAAGGGCAACTTAAGTAGTATTTGCAATGTTTTGATAGCCTGAACTGACAAATTGTCTAGTTAGCATCTCTTTGCTAGTGAAAAAAAGCTCCTGGTTAACACTTTGTATTTGTTGTCGAAGTTAGAAATCCAGTGTGGAGTAGACTCAAAACATACAGAACAAGTATTTTGTAAATTAACTGTCATTTTGCTGCATTTGATATTGGTGAGATGTCCAGACTGTGTTCATATCCTGACATGTACCAGTGTAGAGCGTGTTGATGGCTCTATAATCTTAACCACTGCCTTCTGGGATTTTTTTGGCAGGATGGGAAGTCTGGTCTGTCTCTGCCTTCCCCGTTTCTGACACTCTGCTGTCTCCCTCTGATTGACATGTTTACATCGCTCTCATTGGACTGATAACACCCTGCACTATACTAATGAGCCTCTAACATCTTGTGGGTGCTCGTGCCTGTCAGTGGTTGTGGTGaacatgagaaaataaaatgctAGTTTGAATAAGCATACATCTGTCTTGAAAAAAAGATTATTGTACATTGGTGTTGAGGTCAagttaatcatttatttactggTCCTGGCTAATCAGTGGAAAGCTACTATTATACAAGGACATGTCTTTTATGAAACATATGTAAGAATACGGATTGCACACTGACCTGTGCGATGTTTTGCTCTCTCCTCAGGAGTTTGGTG is drawn from Thunnus thynnus chromosome 5, fThuThy2.1, whole genome shotgun sequence and contains these coding sequences:
- the LOC137183233 gene encoding LHFPL tetraspan subfamily member 3 protein-like; protein product: MIPGTAASMLPSAEAAKLYQTNYVRNSRVIGLLWAIFTILFGIVNVTIFSQPYWIGDGVDTPQAGYFGLFHYCIGDGISRELACQGSFTEFAAIPSSAFKAASFFIGMSMMLVVTCIGCFSLFFLLSTSTVYKICGWMQALSGVCLVLGCMIYPDGWDSDEVRRMCGEQTDKYSLGACSMRWAYILAIMGILDALILSFLAFVLGNRQDGLMTEELLAESKEGGNA